In the genome of Fusobacterium russii ATCC 25533, one region contains:
- a CDS encoding NAD-dependent epimerase/dehydratase family protein, which produces MKVLITGATGFLGKYIIQELEENNYEIVAFGRNENIGRSLESEKVSFFKGDFTKIEDLYEATNNVDMIIHAGALSTVWGKWEDFYQTNVIGTENVLKVCRKRKIKKLIYISSPSIYASAKDQIAIKEEEAPPENDLNFYIKSKIIAEKKIKEYSDVASVILRPRGLFGIGDTSIIPRLLKLNKEKAIPLFNNGENKVDISCVENVALAVRLALESEKAVGNTYNITNDEPMAFKEILDLFFSEMNMAGNYRHLNYNFMKIVVSILESIYKILKIDKEPILTKYTLYLLRYSQTLSIEKAKKDLAYKPKITIIEGIKKYVEHNKGK; this is translated from the coding sequence ATGAAAGTTCTAATAACGGGTGCAACCGGCTTTTTAGGTAAATATATTATTCAGGAATTGGAAGAAAATAATTATGAAATAGTGGCTTTTGGAAGAAATGAAAATATAGGCAGGTCTTTAGAAAGTGAAAAAGTAAGTTTTTTTAAAGGAGATTTTACAAAGATTGAGGATTTATATGAAGCTACAAATAATGTGGATATGATTATTCATGCAGGTGCACTTTCTACAGTTTGGGGGAAATGGGAAGACTTTTATCAAACAAATGTAATTGGGACAGAAAATGTACTTAAAGTTTGTAGAAAAAGGAAGATAAAAAAATTAATCTACATATCATCACCAAGCATTTATGCCAGTGCAAAAGATCAAATAGCTATAAAAGAAGAAGAAGCACCTCCAGAAAACGACCTGAATTTTTATATAAAAAGTAAGATTATTGCTGAAAAGAAAATTAAAGAATATAGTGATGTAGCTTCAGTTATTTTAAGACCGAGGGGGCTTTTTGGGATAGGTGATACGAGTATTATTCCAAGGCTTTTAAAGCTAAATAAAGAAAAAGCCATTCCACTTTTTAATAACGGAGAGAATAAGGTTGACATAAGCTGTGTTGAAAATGTTGCACTGGCTGTCAGGCTGGCTTTGGAAAGTGAAAAGGCAGTAGGAAATACATATAATATAACTAATGATGAACCTATGGCTTTTAAAGAGATACTGGATTTATTTTTTTCTGAAATGAATATGGCAGGTAATTATAGACATTTAAATTATAATTTTATGAAAATTGTGGTGAGTATTTTAGAAAGTATTTATAAAATTTTAAAAATAGATAAAGAGCCGATTTTAACTAAATACACTCTTTATCTTTTAAGATATTCACAGACACTTTCTATTGAAAAAGCAAAGAAAGACTTGGCTTATAAACCGAAAATCACAATAATTGAAGGGATAAAAAAATATGTTGAGCATAATAAAGGAAAATAA
- a CDS encoding MBL fold metallo-hydrolase, translating to MLSIIKENKKQPLVESIDYFACGYCTNKIENIFSDVKKKKIIFEAGVFLIKHRKYGYILYDTGYNVKILKNKPKYFLYRFLNPINIREESMINFQLERRGVKTEEIKYIILSHLHPDHIGGLEYFPKSEIIISKKCFNEFERNALSSLIFKDLLPRDFKDRLTIIEPLTEDKNFKYLKSYDLFSDGSILLTELDGHSSGQCCAYIKEKNLFIAADTTWRIEFLDMIDKMRFLPRLIQNNFSEYQKSIAILKKIQNDGVKVLVSHDKSSRVWKVLNEKNI from the coding sequence ATGTTGAGCATAATAAAGGAAAATAAAAAGCAACCTTTAGTAGAGAGCATTGATTATTTTGCCTGTGGTTACTGTACAAATAAAATAGAGAATATTTTCTCAGATGTGAAAAAGAAAAAAATTATATTTGAAGCTGGAGTTTTTTTAATAAAGCATAGAAAATATGGCTACATACTTTATGATACAGGTTACAATGTAAAAATTTTAAAAAATAAGCCGAAATATTTTTTGTATAGATTTTTAAACCCTATAAATATAAGAGAAGAGTCTATGATAAATTTTCAATTGGAAAGGCGAGGAGTAAAAACTGAAGAAATAAAATATATAATTTTATCTCATCTACATCCAGACCATATAGGAGGTTTAGAGTATTTTCCTAAATCGGAGATAATTATTAGCAAAAAATGTTTCAATGAATTTGAGAGGAATGCACTTAGTTCATTGATATTTAAAGATTTATTGCCTAGGGATTTCAAAGATAGGTTGACTATTATAGAGCCTCTAACTGAAGATAAAAATTTTAAATATTTGAAAAGTTACGATTTATTTTCTGATGGTTCTATACTTTTAACAGAGTTAGATGGTCATTCATCCGGTCAGTGCTGTGCTTATATAAAAGAAAAAAATTTATTTATTGCAGCAGATACGACATGGAGAATAGAATTTTTGGATATGATAGATAAAATGAGATTCTTACCTAGACTTATACAGAATAATTTTTCAGAATATCAAAAAAGTATAGCTATTTTAAAAAAAATTCAAAATGATGGAGTAAAAGTACTCGTCAGTCATGATAAGTCAAGTAGAGTATGGAAGGTGTTAAATGAAAAAAATATTTAA
- a CDS encoding F390 synthetase-related protein yields the protein MKKIFKLISIFIKVRFFDKWDSREKIEKYQEKRLKRQMEFFKNNSPYFKEGKFKEDSFMNKEFMMKNFDELNTVGVKKDEAFKIAIEAEENRNFNNKYKNISVGLSSGTSGHRGIFITTDEEQAIWAGTILAKMLPKGFQRHRLAFFLRANNNLYNSINSYFIKLEYFDTFLSPEEHIERLNNYEPTILIAPASMLAMLAKFKEEGMLSINPKKIISVAEILEDRDKEYIKRCFSINIIHQVYQATEGFLAYTCEYGNLHLNEDIIKFEKDYIDERRFYPIITDFKRTSQPFVKYHLNDILVESKEICSCGSALQRIEKIEGRSDDIFKFYNNKGKLISIFPDFIRRCLLFIEDIREYQVFQTDYNKIEIAVLDVKEEQKNKIRKEFEKIFKNFNIENVEVDFISYNIDSKVKLKRIINKSNLRKRDEEA from the coding sequence ATGAAAAAAATATTTAAGTTAATTTCTATATTTATAAAAGTTCGCTTTTTTGATAAATGGGATAGCCGAGAAAAAATTGAAAAATATCAAGAGAAAAGACTAAAAAGACAGATGGAATTTTTTAAAAATAACTCTCCATATTTTAAGGAAGGAAAATTTAAAGAAGATAGTTTTATGAATAAAGAATTTATGATGAAAAATTTTGATGAGTTGAACACTGTTGGAGTAAAAAAAGATGAAGCTTTTAAGATTGCTATAGAAGCTGAAGAAAATAGAAATTTTAACAATAAGTATAAAAATATATCAGTTGGACTTTCTTCAGGAACTTCAGGTCATAGAGGAATTTTTATCACAACAGATGAAGAACAAGCCATTTGGGCTGGAACTATACTTGCAAAAATGTTACCAAAAGGCTTTCAAAGACATAGATTGGCATTTTTTTTAAGAGCCAATAATAATTTATATAACTCAATAAATTCCTACTTTATAAAACTTGAATATTTTGATACTTTTCTAAGTCCAGAGGAACATATAGAAAGATTAAATAATTATGAGCCGACTATATTAATTGCTCCGGCATCTATGTTGGCTATGCTTGCAAAATTTAAAGAGGAGGGAATGTTGAGTATCAATCCTAAAAAGATAATTTCAGTTGCAGAGATTTTAGAGGATAGGGATAAAGAATATATAAAGAGATGTTTTTCAATAAATATAATTCATCAAGTGTATCAAGCAACAGAAGGCTTTTTAGCTTATACCTGTGAATATGGGAATTTACATTTAAATGAAGATATTATAAAATTTGAAAAAGACTATATTGATGAAAGAAGATTTTATCCTATAATTACAGACTTTAAAAGAACTAGCCAACCTTTTGTAAAATATCATTTAAACGATATTTTGGTAGAAAGTAAAGAAATCTGTAGTTGTGGTTCTGCATTGCAGAGAATAGAAAAAATTGAAGGGCGATCAGATGATATTTTTAAATTCTATAATAATAAAGGAAAGCTTATAAGTATTTTTCCAGATTTTATAAGGAGATGTCTACTTTTTATTGAAGATATAAGAGAATACCAAGTTTTTCAAACTGATTATAACAAAATAGAGATTGCTGTCTTGGATGTAAAAGAAGAACAGAAAAATAAAATAAGAAAGGAATTTGAAAAAATTTTTAAAAATTTTAATATAGAGAATGTAGAAGTTGATTTTATAAGTTATAATATAGATAGCAAGGTTAAATTAAAAAGAATTATAAATAAGAGCAATTTAAGAAAAAGAGATGAGGAAGCATGA
- a CDS encoding 3-oxoacyl-[acyl-carrier-protein] synthase III C-terminal domain-containing protein, whose product MRKIKISGYGMSLPKNIVNFNGQIRYRISGDESQLSLAVNACEKALISAKKKIEDIDCIVSASAVGIQPIPCSAALIHEKIAKGLDIPALDINTTCTSFITALDLMSYLIDVGRYKNVLIISSDVSSQALNSKQKESYELFSDGATAFIISATNEEKGIICSLQKTWSEGAHATEIRGGLSAYLPKNYSEATKEEYMFDMNGRDVLSLSIKKLPKMLDEFLNKNNLKISDIDMVIPHQASVAMTTVMAKLNIPENKYINLVSEYGNMVSASVPMTLCLALDKSKIKEGDKIFLIGTAAGLTTNMLYMKV is encoded by the coding sequence ATGAGAAAAATAAAGATAAGTGGCTATGGAATGAGCCTACCTAAAAATATTGTAAATTTTAACGGACAGATTCGTTACAGAATAAGTGGTGATGAAAGCCAGCTTTCACTTGCAGTTAATGCATGTGAAAAAGCACTTATTTCGGCAAAGAAAAAAATTGAAGACATTGATTGCATAGTTTCAGCCAGTGCAGTGGGAATACAACCTATTCCATGTAGTGCTGCCTTAATTCATGAAAAAATAGCAAAAGGCTTAGATATCCCTGCACTTGATATAAATACAACCTGTACAAGTTTCATAACTGCACTTGATTTGATGTCTTATCTAATTGATGTAGGAAGATATAAGAATGTTTTAATTATTTCAAGTGATGTGAGTTCACAGGCTCTAAACTCTAAGCAAAAAGAAAGTTATGAACTTTTTAGTGATGGTGCAACAGCTTTTATAATATCGGCTACAAATGAGGAAAAGGGGATTATTTGCTCTTTACAAAAAACTTGGTCAGAAGGTGCTCATGCAACAGAAATTAGAGGAGGGCTTTCTGCTTATCTTCCAAAAAATTATTCAGAAGCTACAAAGGAAGAGTATATGTTTGATATGAATGGAAGAGATGTTTTATCATTATCCATAAAAAAGCTGCCAAAAATGCTGGATGAATTTTTAAATAAAAATAATTTAAAAATTTCAGATATAGATATGGTTATTCCACATCAAGCCAGTGTGGCAATGACCACGGTAATGGCGAAATTAAATATACCGGAAAATAAATATATAAATTTGGTATCAGAATATGGAAATATGGTTTCTGCATCGGTTCCAATGACCTTATGCTTAGCACTTGATAAAAGTAAAATAAAAGAAGGAGATAAAATATTTTTAATTGGAACTGCGGCAGGACTGACAACAAATATGTTATATATGAAAGTCTAA
- a CDS encoding flavodoxin domain-containing protein — translation MNKIAVVYYSFTGNTMRMVSSLEKGLIEVGADYKIFKVMEMKDSDKDEMFASDIIAMASPANEREEIHKLAWQPFMAENGERFKGKRVYLFGSYGWGEGVYLKNWAKQLEELGATIVAEAILANGNPKPEIKEKLFEMGKKLAYI, via the coding sequence ATGAATAAGATTGCAGTAGTTTATTATAGTTTTACAGGAAATACAATGAGAATGGTTTCATCCTTAGAAAAAGGGCTGATAGAAGTTGGAGCTGATTATAAAATTTTCAAAGTTATGGAAATGAAAGACAGTGATAAAGATGAAATGTTTGCAAGTGATATTATTGCAATGGCTTCACCTGCAAATGAAAGAGAGGAAATTCATAAGCTGGCTTGGCAACCATTCATGGCAGAAAATGGAGAAAGATTTAAAGGAAAAAGAGTATATCTTTTTGGTTCTTATGGTTGGGGAGAAGGAGTATATCTTAAAAACTGGGCAAAGCAGTTGGAAGAACTAGGAGCAACTATTGTTGCAGAAGCAATACTTGCAAATGGTAATCCTAAACCTGAAATTAAAGAAAAACTTTTTGAAATGGGCAAAAAATTAGCATACATCTAA
- the rocF gene encoding arginase yields the protein MKPELKKNISLIGIPLDLGASLRGASLGPDAIRYAGIKERLENIGYDVKDEGNISVKKEEAFTVPNSNLKSMNVIVEANKKLCKKVNEVMKNGNFPIVLGGDHSIAIGTIKGVLHNVENLGIIWFDAHGDINTDKTSPTGNIHGMPVASLLGLGVKELKEIGGEKYKINKKNFVYIGSRDLDAPERKMMKELGMNVFTMHEIDKIGIVAVMEEAIRIAADGTDGIHVSFDMDVLDPQIAPGTGTKIKGGMTYREAHLSMEMIAKTEKLVSVEFVEVNPLLDNKNTTAKEAVALAGSLMGEWLI from the coding sequence ATGAAACCGGAATTGAAAAAAAACATATCATTAATAGGTATTCCTCTTGATTTAGGTGCAAGTTTAAGAGGTGCAAGTCTTGGACCTGATGCAATTCGTTATGCTGGGATAAAAGAAAGATTAGAAAATATAGGCTATGATGTTAAAGATGAGGGAAATATTTCAGTAAAAAAAGAGGAGGCATTCACAGTTCCTAATTCCAATTTAAAAAGTATGAATGTAATAGTTGAAGCAAATAAAAAACTTTGTAAAAAAGTGAATGAAGTTATGAAAAATGGAAATTTTCCTATTGTACTAGGTGGAGATCACAGTATTGCTATTGGAACTATAAAGGGCGTACTTCATAATGTAGAAAATTTAGGAATAATTTGGTTTGATGCACATGGAGATATAAATACTGATAAAACTTCTCCTACCGGGAATATTCATGGTATGCCTGTTGCAAGTTTACTTGGTCTAGGAGTGAAAGAATTAAAAGAAATTGGTGGGGAAAAATATAAGATCAATAAGAAGAACTTTGTTTATATAGGTTCAAGGGATTTAGATGCTCCTGAGCGTAAGATGATGAAAGAACTTGGAATGAATGTTTTTACAATGCATGAGATTGATAAAATAGGAATTGTAGCTGTGATGGAAGAAGCCATTCGTATCGCGGCAGATGGAACAGATGGAATTCATGTGAGTTTTGATATGGATGTTTTAGATCCTCAAATTGCACCTGGAACAGGGACAAAGATAAAAGGAGGTATGACTTATCGTGAGGCACATCTGTCAATGGAAATGATAGCCAAGACAGAAAAACTTGTTAGTGTAGAATTTGTAGAAGTAAATCCTTTATTGGATAATAAAAATACAACAGCAAAAGAAGCTGTTGCTCTTGCAGGCTCTCTAATGGGAGAATGGTTAATATAA
- a CDS encoding class I SAM-dependent methyltransferase, giving the protein MDKKAVLEILIENIKSKKIIKYVFSDTKTYSYSKIILKLIDIKTEVKIQIESFKENKVFHNNFGLNDERLFPLLDEYIDNFRQILVQINGIDFVFNKKANNFSKKERKNNLEAKINSHNREKKYFLNEGEKIDFLIMLNVMSEEGKIFKNYYNKFRQINKYLEFIDETIEELKVKKLIKDSINILDFGCGKSYLTFALYYYLKHFRKELSFNIIGLDLKKDVIDFCNNLVKKLNYENLNFLNMDIKDFNGEEVDLVFSLHACNNATDYSLLKALELNSKAILAVPCCHHEFYEKITKNKNSEFYKNLKIMVDSGIILEKFSTLATDSFRSLALELCGYKVKMAEFIDMEHTPKNILIKAVKANISPKQLEKKLDEYEKFKNFLAINPLLEDLIKKYYKS; this is encoded by the coding sequence ATGGATAAAAAAGCTGTTTTAGAAATTTTAATTGAAAATATAAAAAGTAAAAAAATTATAAAATATGTTTTTTCAGATACAAAAACTTATAGTTATTCTAAAATAATTTTGAAACTTATAGATATAAAAACTGAAGTAAAGATTCAAATAGAGAGTTTCAAAGAAAATAAGGTATTTCATAATAACTTTGGTCTTAATGATGAAAGACTTTTTCCTTTGCTTGATGAATACATAGATAATTTTAGACAGATTCTGGTTCAAATTAACGGTATTGATTTTGTTTTCAATAAGAAAGCTAATAATTTTTCTAAGAAGGAAAGAAAAAATAATTTAGAGGCTAAAATTAATTCACACAACAGAGAGAAAAAATATTTTTTAAATGAGGGTGAAAAAATTGATTTTTTAATTATGCTCAATGTTATGAGTGAAGAAGGGAAAATTTTTAAAAATTATTATAATAAGTTTAGACAAATAAATAAATACTTAGAGTTTATAGATGAAACCATCGAAGAATTAAAGGTAAAAAAGTTAATTAAAGACAGTATAAATATTTTAGATTTTGGTTGTGGTAAATCCTATCTTACTTTCGCTTTATATTACTATTTAAAACATTTCAGAAAAGAGCTGAGTTTTAATATCATAGGCTTAGATTTAAAGAAAGATGTCATAGACTTCTGCAACAATTTAGTTAAAAAATTAAATTATGAAAACTTAAACTTTCTAAATATGGATATAAAAGATTTTAATGGCGAAGAAGTTGACTTGGTTTTTTCTCTGCATGCTTGTAATAATGCAACAGATTATTCTCTTTTAAAAGCACTGGAGCTAAATTCTAAAGCAATACTTGCAGTTCCTTGCTGTCATCATGAATTTTATGAAAAAATTACTAAAAATAAAAACAGTGAATTCTATAAGAATTTAAAAATTATGGTAGATTCGGGAATAATTCTGGAAAAATTTTCAACACTTGCAACTGATTCTTTTAGGAGCTTAGCATTAGAGTTATGTGGTTATAAGGTAAAAATGGCAGAATTTATAGATATGGAGCATACACCTAAAAATATACTTATTAAAGCTGTCAAAGCCAATATTTCTCCTAAACAACTAGAAAAGAAACTGGATGAATATGAAAAATTTAAAAACTTTTTGGCTATTAATCCCTTACTCGAAGATTTAATAAAAAAATATTATAAGTCATAG
- a CDS encoding CobW family GTP-binding protein, whose amino-acid sequence MKVLITSGFLGAGKTTFIKHIAKNINMEFVVLENEYADVGIDKDFLDEANLNIWEMSEGCICCSMTGDFKNSIKKIYEQIEPEYLLIEPTGIGMLSSIIKNIQSIKDCKIKLLNPITMLDISCFDEYFENFKDYFIDNIKNTGKILLTKLENFGIDYIENIKKKILKINPNADIVSDDYRLLSNEFLSNIFNTDIQKIKIESNFKISNHVNLKTFSCKNINLTDMDKLGLFLHKIISGDFGKVYRAKGFVKIQGQWGKFNIVHKNFEMEACSSVTESKIIVIGNNLDTKNIENYLKN is encoded by the coding sequence ATGAAAGTATTAATAACATCCGGCTTTCTTGGAGCTGGAAAAACAACTTTTATAAAACACATCGCCAAAAATATAAATATGGAATTTGTAGTCCTAGAAAACGAATATGCAGATGTTGGAATTGATAAAGATTTCTTAGATGAAGCTAACTTAAATATTTGGGAAATGTCGGAAGGTTGCATTTGTTGTTCAATGACCGGTGACTTTAAAAATTCTATAAAAAAAATATATGAACAGATTGAACCGGAATATCTTTTAATTGAACCAACAGGTATAGGAATGCTTAGCTCAATTATAAAAAATATACAATCTATCAAAGATTGTAAAATAAAACTTCTAAATCCTATTACAATGTTAGATATAAGCTGTTTTGATGAATATTTTGAAAACTTTAAAGATTATTTTATAGATAATATAAAAAATACAGGAAAAATATTACTTACAAAATTAGAAAATTTTGGAATAGACTATATAGAAAATATTAAAAAGAAAATTTTAAAGATAAATCCGAATGCTGACATTGTATCTGATGACTATAGATTACTATCAAATGAATTTTTAAGTAACATTTTTAATACCGATATCCAAAAAATAAAAATTGAATCAAATTTTAAAATCTCCAATCATGTGAATTTGAAAACTTTTTCCTGCAAAAATATAAATTTAACTGATATGGATAAATTAGGATTATTTTTACATAAAATAATAAGTGGAGATTTTGGAAAGGTATATAGAGCCAAAGGTTTTGTTAAAATTCAGGGTCAGTGGGGAAAATTTAACATAGTCCATAAAAATTTTGAAATGGAGGCTTGTTCTTCGGTAACTGAGAGTAAAATCATAGTAATTGGGAATAATCTGGATACAAAAAACATTGAAAATTATTTAAAAAATTAA
- a CDS encoding pyridoxal phosphate-dependent aminotransferase — MKVSKRAVKMEYSAVRKLLPLANEAEARGIKVFRLNIGQPNIETPELFFEGIRNIKDKVIKYADSKGLPLLIERLIETYKRDGYNFEKENVLVTQGGSEALTFVVLGICNEGEEILIPEPFYTNYKSFIDFAGAKIVPIPTTIENDFALPSKKEIEKLISDKTRAILFSNPCNPTGKIYTEEEVKMLGEIARENNLYLIGDEPYREFIYDVTKKHHSILELEKAEENVILIDSVSKHYSACGARIGFIISKNSEFMSYMLKFCQARLAVPIVEQYAVANLLKAPKEYFQEIKEIYKRRRDIIVNALNEIEGVTCASPNGAIYAFAKLPVDSSEKFCKWLLTDFSYDNTTLMLAPGEGFYITKGLGTQEVRFSFCVGEEEIKKAMIVLKKALEEYNNK; from the coding sequence ATGAAAGTTTCAAAAAGAGCAGTAAAAATGGAGTATTCAGCAGTTAGGAAGTTACTTCCTTTAGCCAATGAAGCAGAAGCAAGAGGAATAAAAGTATTTAGACTAAATATAGGACAACCTAATATAGAAACACCTGAATTATTTTTTGAGGGTATTCGTAATATAAAGGACAAAGTTATAAAATATGCCGATTCAAAAGGATTACCTCTTTTAATAGAAAGACTCATAGAAACTTATAAAAGAGATGGATATAATTTTGAAAAAGAGAATGTACTTGTTACTCAAGGGGGTAGTGAAGCTTTAACATTTGTTGTTTTAGGTATTTGTAATGAGGGAGAAGAAATACTAATACCTGAGCCATTTTATACTAATTATAAGAGCTTTATAGATTTTGCCGGAGCTAAAATTGTACCTATTCCCACAACTATTGAAAATGATTTTGCCCTTCCAAGCAAAAAAGAAATAGAAAAATTAATAAGCGATAAAACAAGAGCTATACTGTTTTCAAATCCTTGCAACCCAACAGGTAAAATTTACACAGAGGAAGAAGTTAAAATGCTTGGAGAAATTGCAAGGGAGAATAATTTATATTTAATTGGTGATGAACCTTATAGAGAATTTATTTATGATGTAACAAAAAAACATCATTCAATTTTAGAATTGGAAAAAGCTGAAGAGAATGTTATTTTAATTGATAGTGTATCTAAACATTATAGTGCTTGTGGAGCAAGAATAGGTTTTATAATTTCAAAAAATTCTGAGTTTATGTCTTATATGTTAAAATTTTGTCAAGCTAGACTTGCTGTACCGATAGTTGAACAATATGCTGTGGCAAACTTGCTAAAAGCACCTAAGGAATATTTTCAAGAAATTAAAGAAATTTATAAAAGAAGAAGAGATATAATAGTAAATGCTTTAAATGAAATAGAAGGAGTTACATGTGCATCTCCAAATGGTGCGATTTATGCATTTGCAAAATTACCTGTAGATAGTTCTGAAAAATTTTGTAAATGGCTTTTAACAGATTTTTCTTATGACAACACAACTCTTATGTTAGCTCCCGGTGAAGGATTTTATATAACAAAGGGACTAGGAACACAAGAAGTAAGGTTTTCTTTTTGTGTTGGAGAAGAAGAGATTAAAAAGGCTATGATAGTTCTAAAAAAAGCCTTAGAGGAATATAATAATAAATAA
- a CDS encoding YihY/virulence factor BrkB family protein → MEEIMEKFISLLTFENITEGIKKSYEKYKIANSSFWVESLSFNTILALAPILAILFSLGSWFGAKDYLLEQLVQSTPLPKDAVDLISTFADNALKNARSGVLAGIGFLFLGWTFISMFSLIERSFNDIWHIKETRTFIRKVSDYISFFIFLPLFFVIINGLLLFLMSKVENISILYEILSKVLPYTSLLIFLGALYMVMPNTSVKFVPAMSSAFVISVIFSIFQFLFIKTQSLISSYSVIYGSFSVIFIFLLWIRVSWFFIILGVHLTYLFQNVNFDINLEGEIVSISFNSRLYLTLKILEEMVKKYVHNEPPITFSDLKNNIRTSSFLLEITLQNLVKADYLIVGYNSNNEKIYSITKNIDEVKLDEVYNLVARSGEEIFILRDQSLDKIENIIFSQDYDRTLRSLGGE, encoded by the coding sequence ATTGAGGAAATTATGGAAAAATTTATAAGTTTACTTACCTTTGAAAATATAACAGAAGGTATTAAAAAATCGTATGAAAAATATAAAATAGCCAATTCAAGTTTTTGGGTGGAATCTCTATCTTTTAATACAATTTTAGCCCTAGCACCTATCTTGGCAATTCTTTTTAGCTTAGGGAGCTGGTTTGGAGCAAAAGACTATTTATTGGAGCAACTAGTACAATCAACACCACTTCCTAAAGATGCTGTAGATCTGATATCTACTTTTGCGGATAATGCTTTAAAAAATGCAAGAAGTGGAGTTTTAGCAGGAATAGGTTTCTTATTTCTAGGTTGGACTTTTATTTCAATGTTCAGTTTAATTGAGAGATCATTTAATGATATTTGGCATATAAAAGAAACTAGAACTTTTATAAGAAAGGTAAGTGATTATATATCATTTTTTATTTTTTTACCTTTATTTTTTGTAATAATAAATGGTCTTTTATTATTTCTTATGTCAAAGGTTGAAAATATTTCAATACTCTATGAGATTTTATCAAAGGTTTTACCTTATACCAGTCTGCTTATATTTTTAGGAGCACTTTATATGGTTATGCCAAATACTAGTGTTAAATTTGTTCCTGCTATGTCATCAGCATTTGTAATCTCAGTAATATTTTCAATTTTTCAATTTTTATTTATAAAAACACAATCCCTTATAAGTAGTTATAGTGTTATTTATGGAAGTTTTTCTGTTATTTTTATATTTTTACTATGGATAAGAGTTTCTTGGTTTTTTATTATTTTAGGAGTACATCTGACATATTTATTTCAAAATGTTAATTTTGATATAAACTTAGAAGGTGAAATTGTAAGCATAAGTTTTAATTCAAGGCTTTACTTAACTTTAAAAATTCTTGAAGAAATGGTCAAAAAGTATGTTCACAATGAACCACCAATAACATTTTCCGATTTAAAAAATAATATTAGAACTTCTTCATTTTTATTGGAAATAACTCTTCAAAATTTAGTTAAAGCTGATTATTTAATAGTTGGTTATAATTCAAATAATGAAAAAATATACAGTATTACAAAAAATATAGATGAAGTAAAATTAGATGAAGTATACAATTTAGTTGCCAGAAGTGGAGAGGAAATATTTATATTGAGAGATCAATCTTTGGATAAAATAGAGAATATTATTTTTAGTCAAGATTATGATAGAACACTTAGAAGTTTAGGAGGAGAGTAG